Below is a genomic region from Bradyrhizobium sp. 1(2017).
ACGCAGCCCGCGGTCGGGCCGAAATTGTCGCGGGCCAGATGCAGGAACACCGCACTGCCGCGCCCGGCGATCCGCGGCCGCGTGTTGTGGTCGATCTCGATGATGAAATCGTAGAGATGGTCGGCCCGCTTGAGCCGGTCACCGCCCTGCTCCGCTGCGAGCCGGATGCCCTGGTTGTAATGGCGGTCCCTGGGGTCCTCGCACCAGGCGTCCTCGCCGGTGATGATCCGGGCCGGCAGGAATGTCTGCGGGCGGCTGTGCCGATCGCCCCGCCACCACAGGCGCCGGGGACGGAAGCTGCCCCGCGGGGTGCCGCCGTCGCCCTCGCGCTTGTTGGCGAGAATGCCGCCCCGCCCCAGGGCCACCGGTATCGTCAGCGGGCCGGCCGTCAGCCAGCCCCGGCGCGGATTACCGGCAGCAGGCTTAACACGGATCGCGGACAGCGGCCCGGCACTCCGATTCATGGTGTAACTACCTGACGCAGCTTTGTTTTTCATGTGAACGTGCGATGTCGAATTCATTACAGGACATTCATCAAATCGCCCTGCTATTCTGGGTTAGAGTGCTTCTGGCTTGTGAATCGGTAACAGCCCACTACTTCAACACGAACAACAATAATAACGGCGACCCCTAA
It encodes:
- a CDS encoding L,D-transpeptidase family protein, with product MNRSAGPLSAIRVKPAAGNPRRGWLTAGPLTIPVALGRGGILANKREGDGGTPRGSFRPRRLWWRGDRHSRPQTFLPARIITGEDAWCEDPRDRHYNQGIRLAAEQGGDRLKRADHLYDFIIEIDHNTRPRIAGRGSAVFLHLARDNFGPTAGCVSMTKSAMLQLLRRLGPRTRIIIG